CGAGCGTGGTGAGACGCCCGAGGGCATCGAGCAGACTTGGGCAGTCAACCATCTGGGCTATTTTCTCCTGACGACCGAGCTGTTGAGTCTGCTGACACGGTCACCAGGTGCGCGCATCGTCAATGTCGCGTCCGAAGCCCACCGTGCCGGCACGATGAATTGGGGTGACCTGGAAGGTCGCCGTGGCTACCACGGTTTTCGGGCGTACGCGCAGAGCAAGCTGGCCAACATACTGTTCACCCGTGAACTGGCGCGTCGGCTGCGTCCTTTCGGCGTCAGCGCCAACGCCGTACATCCGGGTGTGGTGGCCTCTGGCTTCGGCAAAAACAACCGGGGCATGACGGGACTGCTGTGGACCGTGCTCTCCCCTTTTGCACGCACTCAGGAACAGGGCGCCCGCACCAGCGTCTATGTCGCGTCCAGCCCGGCAGTTGATGGACTGACCGGGCGCTACTTTGCCCGCGAGCGCGTAGCCCAGCCCGCGCCGTTCGCGCTCGACGACGCGGCCGCCCTCCGGCTCTGGCAGGTCAGTGAAGAGATGATCCAAACCCGCTGACCCAGGAAAGCCCCTCACACCGAATAACGCCCGGCAAGTGCTGAGCACCCGGTCAGCCTGACCCCATCGCCCGAGCCATCCCGTGAAACCGCAGATTTCCTGGAGAGTGTTTGGCGCTGTCCGCGCCCACGCGTGCATTCAGATTCGACTCATGAGTATGGTCTGAAAAGACTTCTTCTGAGCCTTCGCCGACGCCTGAAAGGTCGGCGCTTTCTGTGGCAGGGAGAAAGCGTGATGGCGCGTTTTTTGCCGTGTGAGCAGTTCCCGCTTTCTGACTGGCCTGTAAGGCTCTTGTCAGAAGGCCGATGTTAATTTGCCTTGAGGTTCATGAGGTTCTAGTAAATGGACATCCGACGTCCCGCAGTACCCGGAAAGGAGGCTCCTACTTTCGTCCACTCGTGCTCGCCTGTTGCTTTGAACTCCGGCCGCCCACCCCGCGCTTTATCAAGGAACTGAAAATGGAGACACCACACATTGCATCAAGCTGGAACGGAATGTTCCTGGCGCTTTCGTGCCTGCTTGCCTGGAGTGCCTCGCTGCTGGCACTGGATCTGGGAGATCGGGCGCACAAAGCCAACGGTGCCCGGTGGGGTTTGTGGTGGACCGTTCAGGGTTTCATTCTTGGATACGGCGTGTGGGCCATTCAGGCGGTTGATCTCCTGATCGTTGGTCGCAGCACTGGGGCGGCGTATGACCTCAACCTGGTCCTGGCGAGCGGTGTCGTGGCAGTCGGCTGCACGATGGCTGCACTCAGGATGGGTCAGACCGAAATCTGGCCAGTCCGCTGCGGCGGAATCGTGCTGTTCGGCCTTGGAGCGTATGCCACCTCGCTGGTCGGGATGGCCTCGGTGGTGTCAGGTCCCTCAGGTGAGGCTGCGCCAGGAAGCTGGGGGCTGGGTGTAAGCGCGGTTTCGTGCAGCATTGCGCTCTGGCTGTTCACGCTCGTCAATGGACAGCGTGACGCCTGGCGGCCAACGGCCAGCGTGCGTACCCGCACGCTGGTCGCTCTCGGACTGAGCGTTGCCGTGACCGTGTCCCATTACTCCAGCCTGAGCACGGGAAGCTTTACGGGGACAGGAGATGGCTGGCTCGGCATCCTCGGATCCGGCGTCTCGGGCCTCATCGACGCCACCACCATGGTGACGGTCGTGGCTTTTGCCACGCTGCTGATGCTGGGTGTGACGGTGCTGAGCATCGTCATGAACAGTGACGGCAGCGAAGTCTTTCAGGAACACGGCGGCTGAGCGGCTGCCGCTTTCGTCCATTTCGCCCAAACATCATTTCTTTCCACAAGGAGCAGTCACATGGCCAAAATCGTAATTGTCGACGACTCGAACGCAGACCTCAAGCTGATGGAGAGCATTCTGACCTCCGGCAGCCACACGGTCACCGCACTCAACGACCCCACGTTGGCCGAAGAGCGCATTGCCAGCGAGAAACCCGATCTGGTGATGCTCGACGTGGTGATGCCCGCCAAGAACGGCTACGAAGTGCTGCGTGGACTGAAGCGCAATCCGGTCACCAAGGACCTGCCGGTGGTGCTGGTCAGCTCGAAGGCGGCTGACACCGACGTGCGCTGGGGCCTGCGTCAGGGCGCCAGTGAGTACATCACCAAGCCCTACACGGCCGAGCAGGTTCTGGCCGCGGTCCGAAAGGTGGTGGGCTGAGACCGTGGGCGACACCGCGCGCGCGTTGCTCGTGCGCCTGGGTGAGCGGACCTTCGCGCTGAGCGCCAGCTCGGCGCGCGGTGTTGTGGCGCTTGAACGGATCACGACCGTACCACGCGCCAGCGAGCTGCTGCTCGGCCTGATTCCGGTTCGCGGCGGCATCGTCCCCCTCGTCGATCTCCACACGCTGCTGGGAGCCGGCAGCACCCACGATGTGCGCCGCCCCGATGCCCGGGCCGTCGTGGCCGACGTCGAAGGCAACACCTTTGCGTTTCCGGTTGACGACGTACTGGGTTTCGGAGAGATCGTCACCGAGGCGCAGCCTCACGAAATGAGCGCTCCACCCGTACAGCAACTTGGCCACGACGTCGAAGCCCTCAACCCGGTTCGCGTGATGCACACGCTCGCGCAGCACCTCAATTCCTGACCTTTCCAAAGGACGTGACACATGCAGACACAGGCCGACCACGCCCCTAACCGCATCAAACTGCTCAATAAATTCGGCAAGGGCCAACCGCCGCTCAAGCTCGGGCAATCGCTGAAGAATTTGCGAGTCGGGCAGAAGCTGGCGTTGATCGCCGCGCTCTTCGCGCTGCCCATCGTCAGCCTGCTGGCCCTGCTGACCGTGCAGGTGCAACGCGGGGTGAACTTCGCGGAACTGGAACGTCGGGGCGCGGAGTACCTCGTCCCACTTTCCAGCCTGCAGGTCAATGTGGCACGCCACGCCGCCGTCGTCACCCTGCCTTCGACGGACCTGGACGCGTTTGACAAAGCGCTCGGAGAAGCCGCGAACGCTGTCGTATCCGACCTGGCGGTGCTGGAAACCGTCGTCAACAAGTACCCCTCGATTCCCGTCAAGGACCAGTTCGAAGTACTGAAGGTCAACTGGAGCGCCCTCAAGGACACCGTTGAAGTCCTGCCCCCGCAGGAAGCGCTGAAGGCCTACACCGATTTCAGCACGCAGCACATCCGACCGTTCATCACGGCGGTGGCCAACAACTCCAACCTGATCCTCGATTCGAACCTGGACTCCTATTACGCCATGACGGCCGTCGTCAACCAGCTGCCCAGCCTGATGTGGAGCCTCGAGCAGATGCGCCTGCAGGTGGCCCTGGCCGCCGCGCGCGGATCGGCCACCCTGACCGAGCGCACCAGCTTCGCCGTACAGGCGGCAGCGGCGGAAGCCACCGTGCAGGATCTGCTGAGCGGCGCCCAATACGCAGCCAGCGTCTCTCCCCGCCTGGAGAAGTCCCTCGTGGCGGCGGCCAGTGAAGTCAAGAACACCAGCCAGCCTTACCTGCAGGGCCTGCGCACCATCGCCAACTCCGGAACCGGCACGAGCACCATGAGCGTCGACGCGGCGACCGGCATCAATGACCTGGCCATCAGTGCCAACACCGCGGTAGTCAACCTGAGCACCATCGCCCTGGGCGAACTCAACCGGATGCTCGATCAGCGCGTCGCTGGCCTGAAGCGCGAACGTAACGCCGGGCTGCTGGTCGTGACCATCGTGCTCGGCCTCGCGCTCGGCCTGCTGTTGCTGACCATCCGCTCGATCACCAAGCCCCTCAGCCAATTGGCGAGCGCCGCCCGGGCCCTGGGACGCGGTGAGCTGGACGTGCGCGTCGACGTGCGAAACAACGACGAAATCGGCGTGGTGGCACAGTCCTTCAACGACGCGGCACTGCAGCTGCGTGAAATCGACCGCAAGAATGCCGAGGCGCGCGAAAACGCCGAATTGCTGCAGCAGAACATCAGCGACTTCCTCGACATCACCATGGACATCGCCGAAGGTGACTTCACCCGACGTGGCCGCGTCACCGAAGACGTGCTGGGGAACGTGGTCGATTCGATCAACGTGATGGTCGAGGAGCTGGAGTCGGTACTCAAAAGCGTGCAGAATACCTCGGCCCTCGTGAACCACGGCGCCGAATCGATGCTCGCCACCACCGACGAGATCGTGCAGGGTGCCGCCACGACCGCCGCCGTCGCTCAGGAGGTCGCGGGCGAAGTGCAAGGTGTGACCGCCTCGATTCGCGGCATGGCCGAAAACGCCGAGGCGTCCGCGCAGACTGCACAGCTGGCGCTGAGCGCTTCGCAGCAGGGTCAGGAAGCCGTGGACGGCACCCTCAGCGGCATGCAGAACATCCGCCGTGAAGTGCAGGGCATCGCCAAGCGCATCAAAGGCCTGGGCGACCGCTCGCTGGAAATTCAGGAAATCGTCGACACCATCACCCGCATTTCGCGCCAGACCAACCTTCTGGCACTGAACGCCGCGATTGAAGCGGCAGGTGCCGGTGAAGCCGGAAGCCGCTTCGCGGTGGTCGCCGACGAAGTACGCAAGCTGGCCGACAGCTCTGCCCAGGCGACGGGCCGCATTGCCACCCTCATCAAGAGCGTGCAGGCCGAAATCGGCGAAGTGGTCGTCTCGGTCGAGGACGGAACGCGCGAAGTGGAAGCGGGATACCGCGTGGCCAGCACCGCCGGTGAACGCCTCGTCGAAATCGCGCAGCTGGCACAGCGCTCGGCCGAACTGGCCGTCTCGATCTCGGATGCCACGCGCGCCCAGGTGCAGGGCGTGGAGCAGGTGGGTCAAGCCGTCAACTCGATTGCCAGCGTCGCCGAGCGTTCGCAGCAGAGTGTGCAGGCCGGACGCGAAGCCGCCGAGCGGCTGCGCCTCATGTCGGACAGCCTGACCGAGCAACTCACGCGCTTCCGTCTGTCCAACTGAACACCTTCGGATGGTCGGCCACCGTCTCACGGTGCAGACCGACCACCCGAGAGTGCGACCCTCAGGCGCAACGCACCAGTCCGACCCGGAGGACGACTTCCATGGAATCAAA
The Deinococcus peraridilitoris DSM 19664 genome window above contains:
- a CDS encoding methyl-accepting chemotaxis protein, translating into MQTQADHAPNRIKLLNKFGKGQPPLKLGQSLKNLRVGQKLALIAALFALPIVSLLALLTVQVQRGVNFAELERRGAEYLVPLSSLQVNVARHAAVVTLPSTDLDAFDKALGEAANAVVSDLAVLETVVNKYPSIPVKDQFEVLKVNWSALKDTVEVLPPQEALKAYTDFSTQHIRPFITAVANNSNLILDSNLDSYYAMTAVVNQLPSLMWSLEQMRLQVALAAARGSATLTERTSFAVQAAAAEATVQDLLSGAQYAASVSPRLEKSLVAAASEVKNTSQPYLQGLRTIANSGTGTSTMSVDAATGINDLAISANTAVVNLSTIALGELNRMLDQRVAGLKRERNAGLLVVTIVLGLALGLLLLTIRSITKPLSQLASAARALGRGELDVRVDVRNNDEIGVVAQSFNDAALQLREIDRKNAEARENAELLQQNISDFLDITMDIAEGDFTRRGRVTEDVLGNVVDSINVMVEELESVLKSVQNTSALVNHGAESMLATTDEIVQGAATTAAVAQEVAGEVQGVTASIRGMAENAEASAQTAQLALSASQQGQEAVDGTLSGMQNIRREVQGIAKRIKGLGDRSLEIQEIVDTITRISRQTNLLALNAAIEAAGAGEAGSRFAVVADEVRKLADSSAQATGRIATLIKSVQAEIGEVVVSVEDGTREVEAGYRVASTAGERLVEIAQLAQRSAELAVSISDATRAQVQGVEQVGQAVNSIASVAERSQQSVQAGREAAERLRLMSDSLTEQLTRFRLSN
- a CDS encoding response regulator, whose product is MAKIVIVDDSNADLKLMESILTSGSHTVTALNDPTLAEERIASEKPDLVMLDVVMPAKNGYEVLRGLKRNPVTKDLPVVLVSSKAADTDVRWGLRQGASEYITKPYTAEQVLAAVRKVVG
- a CDS encoding MHYT domain-containing protein — protein: METPHIASSWNGMFLALSCLLAWSASLLALDLGDRAHKANGARWGLWWTVQGFILGYGVWAIQAVDLLIVGRSTGAAYDLNLVLASGVVAVGCTMAALRMGQTEIWPVRCGGIVLFGLGAYATSLVGMASVVSGPSGEAAPGSWGLGVSAVSCSIALWLFTLVNGQRDAWRPTASVRTRTLVALGLSVAVTVSHYSSLSTGSFTGTGDGWLGILGSGVSGLIDATTMVTVVAFATLLMLGVTVLSIVMNSDGSEVFQEHGG
- a CDS encoding chemotaxis protein CheW gives rise to the protein MGDTARALLVRLGERTFALSASSARGVVALERITTVPRASELLLGLIPVRGGIVPLVDLHTLLGAGSTHDVRRPDARAVVADVEGNTFAFPVDDVLGFGEIVTEAQPHEMSAPPVQQLGHDVEALNPVRVMHTLAQHLNS
- a CDS encoding SDR family oxidoreductase, which produces MADLTLSGKNALITGATGGIGKVTARELARQGARVTVVGRDPVRTRATVDELRLATGNHQIEGLLADLGVQSQVRALATRFQARHEHLDILVNNAGALHAERGETPEGIEQTWAVNHLGYFLLTTELLSLLTRSPGARIVNVASEAHRAGTMNWGDLEGRRGYHGFRAYAQSKLANILFTRELARRLRPFGVSANAVHPGVVASGFGKNNRGMTGLLWTVLSPFARTQEQGARTSVYVASSPAVDGLTGRYFARERVAQPAPFALDDAAALRLWQVSEEMIQTR